The genomic window GGACGACGTCCGAGTCGCGGGCGGCGGCGCGGAGTGCGATCGAGATGAAGTGCCCCGCCGTGGGGTAGTCCTGTTCGAGATCGATCGCGTCCGTGGTAGTGAGCCCGTCCGTTCGTCCTGGCTCGTCCGTGACCGCTGGTCCGTCCGCCGTCCCTGACGCGCCCGAGGCTCCGGGAGTCTCGCTGGTCGTGGGGCCGTCGCTCCCGCTGACCGTCGCCCCCGACTCCCGTTCTCGCCGTCGGTCGGGCTCGAGGTCTTCCAGGGCGGCCCGCAGGTCGCGGGCGTAGGTACCGATCCCACAGGACGCATCACCCGGTGTGGCGATCGTCGTCACCGACGTGCTGGTAGTTTCGACTCCGTCTCGCGCTCGTCCGTCACTAATGGGTGTCGTGGTTGTCATTCGTCGATGTCCCGGCGCCGGCTCACGACCGGCTACTCGGGAGGGCGTGAAAGTCGCCTCACTGGAAGATGCGGGAGTCGCCATACTGTAATGCGCCACCTTGTTCGCGGTAAGATCGCCGAACCACACCGTCGTCTCCCGATTTGGACGGCTGCCTGCGACGTTCCATCCTCGAGTACCGGACGCTCCCCGACTCCTCGTGATTGCCTGCCGAGCGGCTTCGCACCGTTCACGGCGGTCGGGCCGCGTCACTGGCTGTCCCACGGCTCGCCCCGGTCGGCGTCGGTTCGACGCGGCAGAGGCAAGGCGACGACCGGCCGGAAAGCCGGCCTTACCGCGTCTCAGACGCGAATGCGGCCGAAATATCCCGGGTGGACGGCCTTCTCGTCGCCGGTGGATCTGCAGTCGCATTCGCCGCGGGCGGGTCCACTCGGCCGCCCGCCCCGGTGCAGGATACAGCAACTGGGTGACGCCAGCCACGCACCCACGGTAACCTGGTTCGCAAGCAGTTGCGTTCGGTAGCAAAGACGATAGCTACCCGAACTAACCGCTGGTTACTCCGTAAAAAGGGGAATGACCCCCTGCACCCCTACGCCGGGTACAGCGATGGATCATCGACCCCAGGCAGCGTGTAAGCACCGCTTTCGAACCGATCCTCCCACACGATCCAACGGCGTCACAGCGGGTGAGGGCGCATGACGACCCACAGGGTCGCGTTCGTCGGCACCGGTGCCGATCCAGAGAACCCCTCGAGCGAGGGGTTCGCGATGGCCTATCAGCACGCGAGCGCCTACGAACGACTCGGCAACTGTGAACTCGTGGGCTGTGCGGACATCGTCCGCGAGAACGCGGAGGCCTTCGCCGATCGCCACGACATCGACGAGGACGGGGTCTTCGAGGACTACGAGGAGATGGTCGAGGCCGTCGACCCCGACGTCGTGAGCGTCTGCACGCCGCCGGCGACCCACGCCGACATCGTCGTCGGCCTGGCGGAGAGCGGCGTCCCCGACGCCATCCACTGTGAGAAACCGATGGCGATGACCTGGGGCGGTGCGAAGCGGATGGCCGCGGCCGCCGAACGCGCCGACGTCGCGCTGACGTTCAACCACATGCGCCGGTTCGGCGACCCCTTCCGCGACGCGAAGGCGCTGCTCGACGACGGCGCCATCGGCGACCTCCGGCGGATCGAGTACAGTTGGGGCAACTTCTACGACAACGGCACCCACGCCATCGACATGTGCAACTACTTCAACGACGAGTACGCGCCGTCGTGGGTCATCGGCCAACTGGACTACCGCGAGGAGGAGGTCTACTTCGGCACGCACAACGAGAACCAGATGCTCGCCTCCTGGGAGTACGAGAACGGCGTCTACGGCATGGCGACGACCGGTCCCGCCTCCGAGATCGCCGACGGCGACTGGCGTCTCGTCGGCACCGAGGGCGTGATGGACGTCCACCTCACCGACGAGGTCGCCGTCCGCGTTCGCTCGCTGGCCGACGACGAGACGGAGTCCTTCGAGTACGACGGCCTCGCTGGTGAGGGCGAGTCCTGTATCGACCGGGCGATCGCCGACGTCGTGCAGTCGGTGGAGACGGGCGAGGAATCGGAACTCTCCGCCCGGAACGCGCTCAACGCGACGGAGATCATCTTCGCGGGCTACGAGTCGGTCCGCCGCAGGGGCCGCGTCGACCTCCCGCTCGACATCGAGGACAACCCGCTGGAGGAGATGGTGGCCTCCGGCGAACTCTCGCCTCGCTCCAGCGCCGACTGAGCGACGGCCGTCCCGCGGATCGTCGTCGATCGTTGGCTCGTGGGCAGTTTCCTGTCTTCGGATCGATGAAAGTCTCCTGCCGTTTGATTGCCGGGAGTTGGTTGCCGCTGGATCACCGCGAGTCACGTCTTCGAATCGCTGGGGTCCGGCCCCCGAATCGCCGAGGCTCGACTGTCTCCGAATCGCCGAACGTCGGTGCCGCTGGACCGCTGCCCGCCGACTAATCGGCGGCTACTAACGCGGCGTCGGGACCGACCCCCAGTCGATGGCACCGCCCACGATCCAGTCGATCGACGAATCCGACGAGTACCTCCACGTCCGGTACCGCGATCCAGACGAGTTCGAGGAGATTCGGACCCCTGACTGGGCCGCAGAGGTCGCGGAATCGGTCGTCGAGGGCGGGGAGGTCCGGATGGGTCGAGACGAGAGCCAGGACGAGTGGCGCGTCCAGAGCGTGCTCGTGCCCACGCCGTCCGATACCCAGGAGGCGGAGTCCGCGGCGAGCGAGATCGTCGAGAAGATCCAGTCCTGACGCGGCGGTTCCCCGCGATCCGACCGACTCGATCACCAGTCGATAGCAGTCGCGAACGGCTCGTTCGAGAGCCCCACTGAGTAGCTACCCTCCGTGCATCGATCGATCGTCTCGACGGCACCGGCGACGTACGCGGCGTCGATCCGCGTCTCGACGGGCGCCTCGTGGCGCCAGAGCGTGCCGTCGACGTTGGCCCCGTAGAGCATGCCGAAGCGATTGATGTTCGCCTCGTCGCCGTCGATCAGGACGCCGTCCTCGCAGGCCTCGACGTTGAGCCACTCGATCACGTTCGCGAAGGAGCCTCCCCCGAGGCGGAGCGAGACGCCCTGCTTGCTGCTCACCGCCCCGTTCAGGCCGCCGAACTGGACCTGTCGCTGGTCGAGCGCGACGCCGCCAGTCGTATTGTGGACCCCGAAGTGCCGACTGTTGAGCACGAAGTTCAACCGACAGGCGGCCGTCGCGTCGGGCGAGCCGTTGTTCGTCGCGAGGTGGAGGTCGCAACTGTTCCAGGCGTCGGCGAAGTCGTCGCTGCCGAGCCGAAACAGGACGCCGTCACGAGCGCCCTGGA from Salinarchaeum sp. Harcht-Bsk1 includes these protein-coding regions:
- a CDS encoding Gfo/Idh/MocA family protein; translation: MTTHRVAFVGTGADPENPSSEGFAMAYQHASAYERLGNCELVGCADIVRENAEAFADRHDIDEDGVFEDYEEMVEAVDPDVVSVCTPPATHADIVVGLAESGVPDAIHCEKPMAMTWGGAKRMAAAAERADVALTFNHMRRFGDPFRDAKALLDDGAIGDLRRIEYSWGNFYDNGTHAIDMCNYFNDEYAPSWVIGQLDYREEEVYFGTHNENQMLASWEYENGVYGMATTGPASEIADGDWRLVGTEGVMDVHLTDEVAVRVRSLADDETESFEYDGLAGEGESCIDRAIADVVQSVETGEESELSARNALNATEIIFAGYESVRRRGRVDLPLDIEDNPLEEMVASGELSPRSSAD